From Triticum urartu cultivar G1812 chromosome 2, Tu2.1, whole genome shotgun sequence, a single genomic window includes:
- the LOC125535706 gene encoding ubiquitin-like-specific protease 1A: MPRAPATSAASHRRRGKRRVVGARGAEPLPRDRSHLLASRSFTLRFALAAPPHHCRKRRLGGARPPAPSPRRRRSSVVPPSRFLALRPFALRYLLAAGASTPCRRRKASVIDMGHLLSRLLRESTDEGGSRVRKRRGKGLREVIDLSASRVQADKASASRRDIGDVSNITLEKVPDDSLEEDLSELFAPLTNEEESEVNNLLNGSAHSKKIIVLHKSSNIEITKEKLWCLRPRGWLNDEVINLYLELLKERAEREPQRFLKCHFFNTFFYKKLACGKTDYDYQSVRRWTTPNKLGYRLADCEKIFIPVHRDVHWCLAIIDMKEETFHYLDSLGGKDSGVLRILARYIMDELKDKNNIEIDTSSWREVSVHIPLQHNGWDCGMFMLKFIDFYSRGLILSFSQEHMEYFRRRTAKEILRLRAD, from the exons ATGCCCCGTGCGCCGGCGACCAGCGCCGCATCCCACCGCCGCCGCGGCAAGCGGCGCGTCGTCGGCGCCCGCGGCGCCGAACCCCTTCCTCGCGACCGCAGCCACCTCCTCGCCTCCCGCTCCTTCACCCTCCGCTtcgccctcgccgccccgcccCACCACTGCCGCAAGCGCCGCCTCGGCGGCGCCCGCCCCCCCGCCCCcagtccccgccgccgccgcagcagcGTCGTTCCCCCCAGCCGGTTCCTCGCCCTCCGCCCGTTCGCCCTCCGCTACCTCCTCGCGGCCGGCGCATCGACCCCTTGCCGCCGTCGGAAGGCCTCCGTGATAGACATGGGCCACCTCCTCTCGCGGCTGCTGAGGGAGAGCACCGACGAAGGCGGCTCAAGGGTACGCAAGAGGCGCGGCAAGGGATTGCGGGAGGTGATAGATCTCAGTGCGAGTAGGGTTCAAGCGGACAAGGCCAGTGCCTCCAGGAGGGATATTGGAGATGTGAGCAACATCACACTGGAGAAGGTGCCTGACGATAGTCTCGAAGAG GATCTGTCTGAATTATTTGCACCTCTCACAAATGAAGAAGAAAGTGAAGTAAACAACTTATTGAATGGTAGTGCTCACAG TAAAAAAATAATAGTGCTGCATAAGTCTTCAAACATTGAGATTACCAAAGAGAAACTATGGTGTTTGAGGCCTCGGGGTTGGTTAAACGATGAG GTCATCAATTTGTACCTTGAATTATTAAAGGAGAGAGCAGAAAGAGAACCCCAAAGATTTTTAAAATGCCACTTCTTTAACACATTCTTTTATAAGAAG CTTGCTTGTGGAAAAACTGATTATGACTATCAATCTGTTAGAAGATGGACAACCCCCAACAAGTTGGGTTATAGGCTTGCGGATTGTGAGAAA ATATTTATTCCAGTACACAGAGATGTACATTGGTGCTtggcaattattgacatgaaggAAGAAACTTTTCATTATCTTGATTCTCTTGGTGGCAAGGACAGTGGCGTACTGAGGATACTG GCTAGATATATTATGGATGAATTGAAGGACAAGAATAACATAGAGATAGACACAAGTTCTTGGCGGGAAGTATCTGTTCATATTCCTTTGCAACATAATGG ATGGGATTGTGGTATGTTTATGCTCAAGTTCATCGATTTCTACAGCAGAGGTCTCATACTATCTTTTAGTCAG GAACATATGGAATATTTTAGGAGGCGGACAGCAAAGGAGATCCTGAGATTAAGAGCTGATTAA